A stretch of DNA from Vibrio rhizosphaerae:
CCGGCAGGTTTACCGGATTGGGCGAAGGCACGACATGCTGAAGCAACGTGAGTGTTCATACTGCATTCTGCGCCATTGATAGCAAAATCCGTCAAATTTTTCGCAGCGCCAAATCCACCCGGTAATAACAGAGCATCATATTCACTGGGATTCATCGTGGAGAGATCCGTAATCTGGCCGCGGGTAATACGGGCTGATTCTATCAGAACATTTCTCTTCTCTTCGGTGACATCACCGGTTTTGTGGTTGACGACATGATGTTGCTCAATATCAGGTGCAAAACAATGCCAGCTTGCTCCTTGACGTTCGATAGCAAGTAGTGCCAGAACACTCTCATGGATCTCCGCGCCATCGAAGACGCCGCAACCACTTAAAATGACAGCTATCTTTTTCATGTTGTATCCTTTCTCTGATTCAATTGTGTCGTGATTTGTGTATAAGCCTAGCACGATTTTTCATGTACTGAGGCTGGTGGTTTAGTCTGTTGTAATGCCTGATCCCAATAGGGCGCATCCCCTCCGAATTTTGCCTGAATGAAGTCAATAAAAAGGCGGACTTTATGCGGCAGATATTGTCGGTCCGGATAGACCGCATAAACAGCATGATTGGGGAGGTGATAGCGGGACATCACCGGGGTCAGAAGCCCTGCGGTTAGATCTTTACTGATCATAAATGTCGGCAGTTGTGCAATACCTAAGCCGTCTAATGCTGCGCGACGGATACCTTCACTGTTATTCATGATCAGATTCCCTTTAGGAACCACTTTGTACTCTTTGTCCCGCTGGTGGAAGGTCCAGGCCTGACCACCCCGGAAGTAGGAATAGAGCAGGCAGTTATGATGACGCAGGTCTGTCGGGTGTTCAGGTGAGCCGGACTGAGCAAGATACTCAGGCGATGCACACAATACGGATTGGCAGTCGGAGAGGCGTTTGGCAATCATATTTGACACGGGTAAACGGCCTATTCTGATGGCAAGATCAAATCCGCCCTGTAACAGATCAACCATTTGATCTTCAAATTCCATCTCGATGTCGAGTTTCGGATACTGCTTCATAAATTCACAGATATAGGGAGCAATATGGCGGACGCCGAATGACATGGGGGTCGCAATCTTCAGTTTGCCCTGAGGCTCTCCCTGAAGTTCTAATACTGAATCTAACCCCTGCTTCGCATAGTCAAGCGACTGAGACGCATAAAAATAGAGTCTTTCTCCTGCTTCGGTCAGATGAATTTTTCGTGTGGTGCGATGAAATAGTCGTACACCAAGAATCTCTTCGAGTTGCGTCAGACGTTTACTGACCGCTGATTTCGTAATATTGAGCTGGCTTGCTGCTGCAGAAAAGCTGCCTAATTCGACCACAGCAACAAAAATGGGTAATGAAGCAAATTTGGGGCTCATCATCGATGTTAACCTACAGGAAACAGTTAGTTTCTTTGGTGAGGGATTATAGCAAATTAAAAAACAGTATAAACTGATTGTACGCAAATGATTGGTAGATGGATTGCGAGAGTGAGCCAGATGATACGAAAGGATAATTTATGAAATTTGATTGGATCTTATTTGACGCAGACGAGACCTTGTTTCATTTTGATGCGTTCACTGGACTGAAGCGGATGTTTTCCTCTTTTGGTGTGGATTTTACCGCTGAAGATTTCCAACAGTATCAAGCACAGAATCAGCAGTTGTGGCGCGATTATCAGGACGGAAAACTGGATGCAGCGACCCTGAAGCATCAGCGTTTTACAACGTGGGCTGCCAGGTTGGGTCAGACAACCGAAGCTCTGAATCTCAGCTTTTTTCAGGCAATGGCAGAGATTTCGACATTACTGCCCGGCGCCAGAGCTTTACTGGAGCAGCTACGCGGACAGGTTCAGCTCGGAATGATTACCAATGGCTTTATCGATTTACAATCCCACCGTCTGGAAAAACACGGCCTGACCGATTACTTTGCTCAAGTGACCGTTTCTGAGCAGGTTGGTGTCGCCAAACCAGATCCTGCTATTTTTGCTTATACACATCAGCAGATCGGTTATCCCGAAAAAAGTCGGGTGCTGATGGTTGGTGATAATCCATTGGCAGATATACAGGGCGGTCATCAATATGGTTTTACCACTTGCTGGCTGAATACGGCTCAGCAGTCGATTCCTGACAAGATTGTCTGTCACTATGAAATCCAGTCGTTATCCGAATTATCCGCGGTGATTTTTGCCTGATCGTCATCGCAATACCTTTGGCATTGTTGTCAGCGATACAATGAAAAATATCTCATTGTATCTGCCGGGAAAGCCCGTTAAATTGAACGTATATGTTTGATTGTTGTGACAATGTCACTTTGAGTTGGTTATCGGTGCAATATATTAAAATTAAAGAAACCATTGCAGAACAGATTGAGCAGGGCATGTTGTCTGCCGGGCAGAAATTGCCTTCGGAGCGACAACTGGCTGAAACATTTACGACCACCCGGGTGACGTTGCGTGAAGCGTTATCGTTGCTGGAAACGGAAGGACTGATTTATCGGGAAGATCGCCGGGGCTGGTTTATTGCACCACCACGTATCGAGTTTCCGCTATCAACAGCTGAAGACTTTCTTACTTTGGCACAACAGCAGGCACGTCAGGCGAGTCTGTCTGTCATCCGGGCCAAAAATACACTGGCGAATAAACAGGTGAGCGGCTGGCTGCAACTGGGGCCTTTTGCTGAAGTTTATGCAGTCGAACTGTTGCGTTATTTGGAGAAACGTCCGGTTTGTCTGGTTCGTTACTGGGTTGCAGAGAAACATACCGCGATGGATTCTGATGCTGCGACAGAGTTATTTTCATGGCTGCGGCAACAAGAGTCACAGCATCATTTTTGTGTTCATGACAGCGTGACGCTGGGGTGTCTGACCGGTGAAACGGCGGTACTGCTGCATGCTGCTCCGGGAACGCCGGCACTTGTGATTGAAAGGAAAGTGTATCGTGATGCCGCGCCTGTCGCAGCCGAAATAACCATTTGGCGGCATGATAGCTTAACGGTGACCTCAAGTGCTGCGTATCACGCTGATCATTGAATCCGTTTGTTCTTGTGGGGCCGGAAAGGGAGCTGAATGACTGGTTTGGATATCTGTCTTCAGAGCATGGTGTTCTCAAATCACGGGATGCCACATCGCAATGATGAAGCATCCCGATATTACTGAATGAGGGCATCGTTTTGTTTAATGGTAAACGCTTTCACTCATGTTAATTTTTGTACGGCACTGCATGACAGCTGAGCGGGCTTTGAGGTAGAGCTGGGTCGAAACTGCGGCGTAACCGATAAGCGCGTAACACAGCAATTCTGTTCCTTCCTCAATGGTATTCTTCACATTGCGGACATAATCGTCCTGCATGACCATATGCCAGAAACTACCCATTCCGAATAAGCGGGAAAACGACAACAAGAGAATCACGCCACAGACCAACAAGCGCATATTGGGCACACTGAGAATTTCGGCCATTTCGTGGAATACCTGTGTTTTTCCTCTCAAGGCATAAACAATCGCGCAGAAAGTGACGAATAGGGCCGGATAGACCCAGAAGCCATGCCATATATAGTCAAACAGAAAGTCGAGTTCGCGGATCGATAAAACCACAAAGAAGCCACTGATCAAGATTGCTGCATGACGCAGATTTTCGTGACTTGCCTTGACCCGATAGAAAGCAATCGCAGCAATCCCCAGCAGAATTTGTTGAACATACTCAGTGACAGAGTTTTCACCAATATAGTGATCACCATATAAGTAGTCCAGCCAGAGACAGGCCATGGTCAGAAGGCTCGCGCCAAGAACTGCGAGGATCAGTTTACCCGTATCAATCAGGATATTTTTAGTCTTCTCGTATTGTTCATGATGAATATGAACTGATGACGACGAGCTTTGATTTTTCATAGTAGTCACCTATTATTGATAATAGTTATGAATTTATTTTATGAATCAAAGACATATTTTTATATTGTTTGCTGCTTAAGGACGGCAACAGAAATTGAGAAAACATGTCTTATCAAACAGTATTCATCCCTGATTCATGGTACGTTGTGCCGACTTACTTCGAAATATGGAACTTGAAGTCGTAAAAAGTTGCATTTTATTTTTTGCTAACTTATTGTTTTTTATGACGAGTAGTCATTTAAACATTCCAATGGATTAGCAAGGACAGACAAGGAGATGCCTTTATGAAACATTTGGCGACAACAGTCGATCCTGAGGTACAAGCCCAGAAGGATTTTCAGACACAAGTTCGTTTAGCGAGCCGAGCGATTGTGCTGAATGAACATCACGAAGTTTTAGCACTGTATACCGACCGTTTTGATGATTACAGTCTACCGGGGGGCGGGTTAAGAGATGGTGAAGACCCGATTGTCGGGATGATTCGCGAGCTGCAAGAAGAGACAGGTGCTCACAATGTGCACAATATCCAACCTCTCGGTATTTATGAAGAGTTTCGGCCGAGAGGAACGGAAGCCGGCCAAGTTGTACATATGGTTTCTTACTGTTATGCCTGTAAGGTTGCTGATCAGCTCAGGAAACCTACCCCGGAAGATTATGAGATCCAAAACGGGAGTCGCCCGGTTTGGCTCGATATTCATCAGGCAATTGCTCATAATGAACAGGCGTTGATGGATCCATCCCATCATGGTAAGAATTTAGAGCGGGAAACGTTTCTTCTCCGGTTGGCTGCAAAAGAATTATTGATTTAGGAAAGTAATTGTATGGTTAAAGTAAGACTGGCCTTATTGAGTTGTGGCTTGATGATTTTCAGTATGGCCAGTTTTGGCAAAGTGATTGAAACGACACGTTTGGTTGGATACGGTGAGGCGAAGTATCCGGAGAACTTTCAGCATTTTGATTATGTCAATCCGAATGCGCCGAAGTACGGTAAAATCACTTATGGT
This window harbors:
- the elbB gene encoding isoprenoid biosynthesis glyoxalase ElbB, with amino-acid sequence MKKIAVILSGCGVFDGAEIHESVLALLAIERQGASWHCFAPDIEQHHVVNHKTGDVTEEKRNVLIESARITRGQITDLSTMNPSEYDALLLPGGFGAAKNLTDFAINGAECSMNTHVASACRAFAQSGKPAGYLCIAPAIIPMIYEAGVRGTLGHDPEMAAAFQALGGEHIDCPVDEIVYDQRYNVLSTPAYMLAGSISEAASGIDKLVKKLVELA
- a CDS encoding LysR family transcriptional regulator; protein product: MSPKFASLPIFVAVVELGSFSAAASQLNITKSAVSKRLTQLEEILGVRLFHRTTRKIHLTEAGERLYFYASQSLDYAKQGLDSVLELQGEPQGKLKIATPMSFGVRHIAPYICEFMKQYPKLDIEMEFEDQMVDLLQGGFDLAIRIGRLPVSNMIAKRLSDCQSVLCASPEYLAQSGSPEHPTDLRHHNCLLYSYFRGGQAWTFHQRDKEYKVVPKGNLIMNNSEGIRRAALDGLGIAQLPTFMISKDLTAGLLTPVMSRYHLPNHAVYAVYPDRQYLPHKVRLFIDFIQAKFGGDAPYWDQALQQTKPPASVHEKSC
- the yjjG gene encoding pyrimidine 5'-nucleotidase, producing MKFDWILFDADETLFHFDAFTGLKRMFSSFGVDFTAEDFQQYQAQNQQLWRDYQDGKLDAATLKHQRFTTWAARLGQTTEALNLSFFQAMAEISTLLPGARALLEQLRGQVQLGMITNGFIDLQSHRLEKHGLTDYFAQVTVSEQVGVAKPDPAIFAYTHQQIGYPEKSRVLMVGDNPLADIQGGHQYGFTTCWLNTAQQSIPDKIVCHYEIQSLSELSAVIFA
- a CDS encoding GntR family transcriptional regulator — encoded protein: MFDCCDNVTLSWLSVQYIKIKETIAEQIEQGMLSAGQKLPSERQLAETFTTTRVTLREALSLLETEGLIYREDRRGWFIAPPRIEFPLSTAEDFLTLAQQQARQASLSVIRAKNTLANKQVSGWLQLGPFAEVYAVELLRYLEKRPVCLVRYWVAEKHTAMDSDAATELFSWLRQQESQHHFCVHDSVTLGCLTGETAVLLHAAPGTPALVIERKVYRDAAPVAAEITIWRHDSLTVTSSAAYHADH
- a CDS encoding NUDIX hydrolase; this encodes MKHLATTVDPEVQAQKDFQTQVRLASRAIVLNEHHEVLALYTDRFDDYSLPGGGLRDGEDPIVGMIRELQEETGAHNVHNIQPLGIYEEFRPRGTEAGQVVHMVSYCYACKVADQLRKPTPEDYEIQNGSRPVWLDIHQAIAHNEQALMDPSHHGKNLERETFLLRLAAKELLI